AGCATGACGGCCACATCGGGGTTGCGGGAATGGCGGCGGATGGCCGCGATCTGAGGGCCAAGCCCGGGCACGGCCTCGGCCGAGGCGACCGAGATGGCGACGATGCCGAACCATTGCTCGGCAACGCGGGCCATGAGCGTCTCCTCGCTGTCCACCGCGTCGTCCACGATGGCCCAGCCGCCGGCCCGGAAGAACTCCGCGACCATGGCGATGCCCATGCTGTGCTGGTTGCCGATCGTCGGCATCATCAGGGCCGAGCGGCCGGCCCCGATCCGGGCGGAGGATGGAAGGCCGCGCCCGAGGCCGCGCAGCTGCTCGTGCAGGACGATCATGCCGAGGGTGACCTCGACGAAGGAGCAGCGGTCCTGCTCCCACCATTCCCCCAGCCGGCGCGCCAGGAGTGTCAACAAAGTCAGACACAGATGCTCGGATGATTGGCCTTCCGTCCGGCGCTGTTCGATGGTCCGACGCAGCGTCTCGCTCTCGCCGCGGGTGAGGGAGGCCGTGAGGCGCTCGACCTCGGCCACGTCCATGGGCTGGCGCAGCTCGGAGAGGAGGGGGATGACGTTCTGGCCCACGGCCAGCTCGATCTGTCGGGAGATGATGCCCAGGCGACGGCCGAAAATCGAGCGGGCGAGGGGGTTCTCCATGGCTCCGGTCCCGGGTCTTTGGGCCGCCTTCCTCGCCGCGCTGTGCAACATGTTTTCGGCTTCCCTAATGACCCATGGCGCTGGATCATCGTCCGAGCAGTCCCTGGTTGTCAATTCATCTTTACGTCAATCTTGCTTGACACCGGCGCGGGGGAACACCTAGCTTTCAGTCATCCTAAGGGAGCCGAGACAGCCGGGAGATGCGAATGGATCGGACCAGTTCCCCGACCCCCTCCGCCAACCGGTCCCGTCTCCCCGCAGCGGAGGGCTAGTCCACCATGCTTTCGAACCAGGTGCTTGATCGGCTGATCAACGCAGTGGATTCCTGCCCCTACGGCATGGCCTCCGGCCGCAAGCACAAGCATGCGCCCGGCGCGGCCTCCACGCGCCCGCCGCTCTACACCGCCGAGGAAAAGGCCCGCCGCGACGCCACGCCCTGGACGCTGGTGCAGGGCATCCTCGCGCCCGTCCAGTTCCTGGTCTTCATGGTCAGCGTCGGTCTCGTCATCCGCTATCTCGGCAGCGGGGAGGGGCTCGCCTGGGCCGAGGGCTCGATCGTCCTCAAGACCTTGCTGCTCTACACGATCATGATCACCGGCTGCATCTGGGAGCATGAGGTCTACGGCAAGTACCTCTTCGCCCCGGCCTTCTTCTGGGAGGACGTGTTCAGCATGCTGGTGCTGGCGCTGCACACGGCCTATCTCGGCGCGCTCTTCGCCGGCTGGGGTGACACGCATTTCCAGATGTGGCTCGCCCTCGCGGCCTATGCCGCCTACGTCATCAACGCCACGCAATTCGTCCTGAA
This region of Sediminicoccus rosea genomic DNA includes:
- a CDS encoding cobalamin B12-binding domain-containing protein codes for the protein MENPLARSIFGRRLGIISRQIELAVGQNVIPLLSELRQPMDVAEVERLTASLTRGESETLRRTIEQRRTEGQSSEHLCLTLLTLLARRLGEWWEQDRCSFVEVTLGMIVLHEQLRGLGRGLPSSARIGAGRSALMMPTIGNQHSMGIAMVAEFFRAGGWAIVDDAVDSEETLMARVAEQWFGIVAISVASAEAVPGLGPQIAAIRRHSRNPDVAVMLGGPALLAEPGLASVVGADATAPDAAEALRRAEALVALMTEAP
- the bchF gene encoding 2-vinyl bacteriochlorophyllide hydratase; amino-acid sequence: MLSNQVLDRLINAVDSCPYGMASGRKHKHAPGAASTRPPLYTAEEKARRDATPWTLVQGILAPVQFLVFMVSVGLVIRYLGSGEGLAWAEGSIVLKTLLLYTIMITGCIWEHEVYGKYLFAPAFFWEDVFSMLVLALHTAYLGALFAGWGDTHFQMWLALAAYAAYVINATQFVLKLRAARLQAEGA